In Myxococcus guangdongensis, one genomic interval encodes:
- a CDS encoding class I SAM-dependent methyltransferase has product MGGNDARGRTPLSLVGQEPDLLFYTRQAAEHGAPVLVLGAANGRVVWALAEHGYTAVGVDPSEVMIRSAEERRASEPTEVSNRARFLVADPRALRMPDRFPLVLAPQHALGLMPGNDDLEAFLATVRHHLTPDGTFVYDVLNTPREPVLPRDDEEPNAGLEPRRPLFALHLRERKQPGVPSPIRRLKLRHFSPQELDAALNAAGFIPRERYGRFDGKPFDLEDSRHIGVAGP; this is encoded by the coding sequence ATGGGTGGGAACGACGCGCGAGGTCGCACACCGCTGTCCCTGGTGGGCCAGGAGCCGGACCTCCTCTTCTACACGCGGCAGGCGGCCGAGCACGGCGCGCCAGTGTTGGTCCTGGGCGCCGCCAACGGCCGGGTGGTCTGGGCCCTGGCCGAGCACGGCTACACCGCGGTGGGCGTGGACCCCTCCGAGGTGATGATCCGCTCCGCCGAGGAGCGCCGCGCCTCGGAGCCCACGGAGGTCTCCAACCGCGCCCGCTTCCTCGTCGCGGACCCCAGGGCGCTCCGGATGCCGGACCGCTTCCCGCTCGTCCTCGCCCCCCAGCACGCCCTGGGGTTGATGCCGGGCAACGACGATTTGGAGGCGTTCCTCGCGACGGTGCGCCACCACCTCACGCCCGACGGCACCTTCGTCTACGACGTGCTCAACACGCCGCGCGAGCCGGTGCTCCCGCGCGATGACGAGGAGCCCAACGCGGGCCTCGAGCCGCGCCGCCCGCTGTTCGCCCTGCACCTGCGCGAGCGCAAGCAGCCGGGCGTGCCCAGCCCCATCCGCCGGCTCAAGCTGCGGCACTTCTCGCCCCAGGAGCTGGACGCGGCCCTCAACGCCGCGGGCTTCATCCCGCGCGAGCGCTACGGGCGCTTCGACGGCAAGCCCTTCGACCTGGAGGACTCGCGCCACATCGGCGTGGCGGGGCCGTGA
- a CDS encoding [LysW]-aminoadipate kinase, translated as MSTVSQPAPLVVKIGGAAGVDLENVCADVAELRQRGERVIVVNGGSEAGDSLLASLGMERTEALTASGNVVRLTNEATLRVLTMAWVGDVNKRAVLALLSRSVPAMGMCGADGRVLVARRRPPLKLQDGTRTRIDRTHLAGEIVEVNTRLLGVLLDAGQTPVVCPPAVTEDGTLVNVDADQVAAAIASALGARALVMLSNVAGLLEDPADPTSLIRESADVERVMGFARGRMRYKLEAARRALAGGVLSAHVTASAAPRPVLSALAGEAGTKLTSSGVKVADAGA; from the coding sequence ATGAGCACCGTGTCCCAGCCCGCGCCGCTGGTGGTGAAGATTGGCGGCGCCGCGGGCGTGGACCTGGAGAACGTCTGCGCCGACGTGGCGGAGCTGCGTCAGCGTGGCGAGCGCGTCATCGTGGTGAATGGTGGTTCGGAGGCCGGTGACTCGCTGCTGGCCTCGTTGGGCATGGAGCGCACGGAGGCGCTGACGGCCTCCGGCAACGTGGTGCGGCTGACGAACGAGGCCACGCTGCGCGTGCTGACGATGGCGTGGGTGGGGGACGTCAACAAGCGCGCGGTGCTCGCGCTGCTGTCGCGCAGTGTCCCCGCGATGGGGATGTGCGGCGCGGATGGGCGGGTGCTGGTGGCGCGGCGCAGGCCGCCCTTGAAGCTCCAGGACGGCACTCGCACGCGCATCGACCGTACGCACCTGGCTGGCGAGATTGTCGAGGTGAACACGCGGCTGCTCGGCGTACTGCTCGACGCGGGCCAGACGCCGGTCGTGTGTCCTCCGGCGGTGACGGAGGATGGGACGCTGGTGAACGTGGACGCGGACCAGGTGGCCGCCGCCATCGCCTCCGCGCTGGGGGCTCGCGCGCTGGTGATGCTGTCCAATGTGGCGGGGCTGCTCGAGGACCCAGCGGACCCCACGTCGCTCATCCGTGAAAGTGCGGATGTCGAGCGGGTCATGGGCTTCGCGCGGGGGCGCATGCGCTACAAGCTGGAGGCCGCGCGGCGTGCGCTCGCGGGAGGCGTGCTGTCCGCGCACGTCACGGCCTCGGCGGCGCCTCGCCCCGTGCTGTCCGCGCTGGCGGGCGAGGCGGGAACGAAGCTCACTTCTTCGGGTGTGAAGGTGGCTGATGCGGGTGCGTGA
- a CDS encoding response regulator transcription factor, translating into MSDTTRRILVVEDDLSILTGLSMNLRFEGYEVLQAQDGRTGLQRALDDNPDLMVLDLMLPELNGFELLKELRQRGRDTPVVVLSAKGMETDKILGLNLGADDYVVKPFGLQELLARIKAVLRRRYPTLGAAPPVTFGDVSVDMNARTVARSGAAVELTAQEFKLLAHFLAHPERTFTREELLSGAWGYHYEGSARTVDNFMRQLRLKFEPNPEEPRHFVTVRGLGYRFEK; encoded by the coding sequence ATGAGCGACACGACGCGGCGCATCCTGGTGGTGGAGGATGACCTGTCCATCCTCACCGGCCTCTCCATGAACCTGCGCTTCGAGGGCTACGAGGTGCTCCAGGCCCAGGACGGCCGCACCGGCCTGCAGCGCGCGCTGGACGACAACCCGGACCTGATGGTGCTGGATTTGATGCTCCCGGAGCTCAACGGCTTCGAGCTGCTCAAGGAGCTGCGCCAGCGCGGCCGCGACACCCCCGTCGTCGTCCTGTCCGCCAAGGGCATGGAGACCGACAAGATTCTGGGCCTCAACCTGGGCGCGGACGACTACGTGGTGAAGCCCTTCGGCCTCCAGGAGCTGCTGGCGCGAATCAAGGCCGTGCTGCGCCGGCGCTACCCGACGCTGGGGGCCGCGCCGCCGGTGACGTTCGGCGACGTCAGCGTGGACATGAACGCGCGCACCGTGGCCCGGAGCGGCGCGGCCGTGGAGCTCACCGCGCAGGAGTTCAAGCTGCTGGCGCACTTCCTGGCGCACCCGGAGCGCACCTTCACCCGCGAGGAGCTCCTGTCCGGCGCGTGGGGCTACCACTACGAGGGCAGCGCGCGCACGGTGGACAACTTCATGCGCCAGCTGCGCCTGAAGTTCGAGCCGAACCCCGAGGAGCCCCGCCACTTCGTCACCGTCCGGGGCCTGGGCTACCGCTTCGAGAAGTAG
- a CDS encoding M20/M25/M40 family metallo-hydrolase → MRVREASSELLRWMLEHYSPSHQERDFSRALADRLERRGWRAHVDEMGNTVASLGDGDTCVALLGHIDTVPGDIPVRLEGTRLFGRGAVDAKGALAAFIEAAELLDDTERAGKRFLLLGCVEEEVAITRGALHAREHHRPDFVVNGEPSGAHAITLGYKGLVRLELEYRAARKHTASRNYRAPAEHLVDAWNALRRRCDERNAGCTLFEQDLPSLLSFHTGTDHDTEWATANINIRTGPTSDVDALLACLTRVPDISVKTVSRKGAVSAEGNDPLTRAFKQSIRERGARPTLRVKTGTSDWNTVADTWAVPTVAYGPGDSALDHTPDEHIELGEYEEGVAVLARVLALLPNKASTPG, encoded by the coding sequence ATGCGGGTGCGTGAGGCGAGCTCGGAGCTGTTGCGGTGGATGCTGGAGCACTACAGCCCCAGCCACCAGGAGCGCGACTTCTCCCGCGCGCTCGCGGACCGCCTGGAGCGGCGCGGCTGGCGCGCCCATGTCGACGAGATGGGCAACACCGTGGCCAGCCTCGGTGACGGCGACACCTGCGTCGCGCTGCTGGGCCACATCGACACCGTGCCCGGCGACATCCCCGTGCGCCTCGAAGGTACACGCCTGTTCGGCCGTGGCGCGGTGGACGCCAAGGGCGCGCTGGCCGCGTTCATCGAAGCCGCGGAGCTGCTCGACGACACCGAGCGCGCCGGCAAGCGCTTCCTCCTCCTCGGCTGTGTGGAGGAAGAGGTCGCCATCACCCGAGGCGCGCTCCACGCTCGCGAGCACCACCGTCCGGACTTCGTCGTCAACGGCGAGCCCAGCGGCGCTCACGCCATCACCCTCGGCTACAAGGGCCTCGTCCGGCTGGAGCTCGAGTACCGCGCCGCGCGCAAGCACACCGCCAGCCGCAACTATCGCGCCCCCGCCGAGCACCTCGTCGACGCCTGGAACGCCCTGCGCCGCCGCTGCGACGAGCGCAACGCGGGCTGCACCCTCTTCGAGCAGGACCTGCCCTCGCTCCTGTCCTTCCACACGGGCACCGACCACGACACCGAGTGGGCCACCGCGAACATCAACATCCGCACCGGCCCCACCAGCGACGTGGACGCACTGCTCGCGTGCCTCACCCGCGTGCCCGACATCTCGGTGAAGACGGTGTCCCGCAAGGGCGCCGTGTCCGCCGAGGGCAATGACCCGCTCACCCGCGCCTTCAAGCAGTCCATCCGCGAGCGCGGCGCGCGCCCCACCCTTCGCGTGAAGACGGGCACCTCCGACTGGAACACCGTCGCGGACACCTGGGCCGTGCCCACCGTCGCCTACGGCCCGGGTGACTCGGCGCTGGACCACACGCCCGACGAGCACATCGAACTGGGCGAGTACGAAGAAGGCGTCGCCGTGCTGGCCCGCGTGCTCGCGCTCCTGCCGAACAAGGCCAGCACCCCGGGCTGA
- a CDS encoding MFS transporter produces the protein MSISSLASLPSFRAFRHREFLAVWSGALVSNVGTWMEVLALGVFVTKVTGRAEWTGGVAALTYLPSLILSPLGGALADRFDRRKYVAVCAASQALLAAVLATLAFTGNLTVQAVAAISLLNGCVHVLSGPAYTALVAGLVAKEDLHSAMTLMSAQFNLGRIVGPVLAAGLLAAGNVAWVMVANTLSFFAVLFAVAQVRAEPKASLPASSRGLWGDILEGARLARGDSGIRLAMVALFLLALFISPFIALVPVFALQVFGADASAASVLIAVQGVGALVASGLVGGFAVRWGKDRVVDLSMMLMGPVTMAYWLSPTLPVAMGTMFFLGAVYLVVMTGLSTRNQERTPRELQGRVSSLAMLLINVGYSVGVWAQGALADRVGVRGVTATAAALFFLSMVGLRWQRPRTADVAST, from the coding sequence GTGTCCATCTCGAGCCTGGCGTCCCTGCCGTCCTTCCGTGCCTTCCGTCACCGGGAGTTCCTCGCGGTGTGGTCGGGGGCGCTCGTCTCCAACGTGGGCACGTGGATGGAGGTGCTCGCGCTGGGCGTCTTCGTCACGAAGGTGACGGGGCGCGCGGAGTGGACGGGCGGGGTGGCGGCGCTGACGTACCTGCCCTCGCTCATCCTGTCGCCCTTGGGCGGCGCGCTGGCGGACCGGTTCGACCGGCGCAAGTACGTCGCGGTGTGCGCCGCGTCCCAGGCGCTGCTCGCGGCGGTGCTGGCGACGCTGGCCTTCACGGGGAACCTCACCGTGCAGGCGGTGGCGGCAATCTCCCTCCTCAACGGCTGCGTGCACGTGCTGTCGGGGCCGGCGTACACGGCGCTGGTGGCGGGGCTGGTGGCGAAGGAGGACCTGCACAGCGCGATGACGCTGATGTCGGCGCAGTTCAACCTGGGGCGCATCGTGGGGCCGGTGCTGGCGGCGGGGTTGCTCGCGGCGGGCAACGTGGCCTGGGTGATGGTGGCGAACACGCTGTCGTTCTTCGCGGTGTTGTTCGCGGTGGCGCAGGTGCGCGCGGAGCCCAAGGCTTCGCTGCCCGCGTCCTCCCGAGGGCTGTGGGGCGACATCCTGGAGGGCGCGCGGCTGGCGCGGGGTGACTCGGGCATCCGCCTGGCGATGGTGGCGTTGTTCCTGCTCGCGTTGTTCATCTCGCCCTTCATCGCGTTGGTGCCGGTGTTCGCGCTCCAGGTGTTCGGCGCGGATGCGTCCGCCGCGTCGGTGCTCATCGCGGTGCAGGGCGTGGGAGCGCTCGTCGCGTCGGGGCTGGTGGGCGGCTTCGCGGTGCGTTGGGGCAAGGACCGGGTGGTGGACCTGTCCATGATGTTGATGGGGCCGGTGACGATGGCGTACTGGCTGTCGCCCACGCTGCCCGTGGCGATGGGGACGATGTTCTTCCTGGGCGCGGTGTATCTGGTGGTGATGACGGGGCTGAGCACGCGCAACCAGGAGCGCACGCCGCGCGAGCTGCAGGGCCGGGTGAGCAGCCTCGCGATGCTGCTCATCAACGTGGGCTACTCGGTGGGCGTCTGGGCGCAGGGCGCGCTCGCGGACCGGGTGGGCGTGCGCGGAGTCACGGCGACGGCGGCGGCGCTGTTCTTCCTGTCGATGGTGGGGCTGCGTTGGCAGCGCCCTCGCACGGCGGACGTCGCGAGCACCTGA
- a CDS encoding NAD(P)H-dependent glycerol-3-phosphate dehydrogenase yields MRGSVIGSGSFGTALANVLAANCEDVRLWGREPTVVDAINTRHENPTYLPGIPISERVRATLDLQDALDGAELVVLATPSHATRQVLARAKDFLPRNVPIITVSKGIENETLLTMTELLEDCLPEEFHPYIAVLSGPSFAKELARRMPTVVTIASHWDKVAVRCQKALQTETFRSYTSTDVVGVQYGGALKNVIAIAAGMADGLGMGHNARAAIITRGLAEITRLAVRKGANPLTLSGLSGMGDLVLTCTGELSRNRHVGMELGKGKKLADILGQMKEVAEGVKTARSARDLSLKTGVELPICHQVYLIAYEDKNAKMAVVDLMTRQPKSELV; encoded by the coding sequence ATGCGTGGCAGTGTCATCGGCTCAGGCTCCTTCGGTACCGCCCTGGCGAACGTGCTGGCTGCGAACTGCGAGGACGTCCGCCTCTGGGGCCGTGAGCCGACGGTGGTGGACGCCATCAACACGCGGCACGAGAACCCCACCTACCTGCCTGGCATCCCCATCTCCGAGCGCGTGCGCGCCACGCTGGACCTGCAGGATGCGCTCGACGGCGCGGAGTTGGTGGTGCTCGCCACGCCCAGCCACGCCACGCGCCAGGTGCTCGCGCGCGCCAAGGACTTCCTGCCGCGCAACGTGCCCATCATCACCGTGTCCAAGGGCATCGAGAACGAGACGCTCCTGACGATGACGGAGCTGCTCGAGGACTGTCTGCCCGAGGAGTTCCACCCGTACATCGCCGTGCTGTCCGGCCCCAGCTTCGCCAAGGAGCTGGCGCGGCGCATGCCCACGGTGGTCACCATCGCCTCGCACTGGGACAAGGTGGCGGTGCGCTGCCAGAAGGCGCTGCAGACGGAGACCTTCCGCAGCTACACCTCCACCGACGTGGTGGGCGTGCAGTACGGCGGCGCGCTGAAGAACGTCATCGCCATCGCCGCGGGCATGGCGGACGGCCTGGGCATGGGCCACAACGCGCGCGCGGCCATCATCACGCGCGGCCTGGCGGAAATCACCCGGCTGGCGGTGCGCAAGGGCGCCAACCCCCTGACGCTCTCGGGCCTGTCCGGCATGGGCGACCTGGTCCTCACGTGCACCGGCGAGCTCAGCCGCAACCGGCACGTGGGCATGGAGCTGGGCAAGGGCAAGAAGCTGGCGGACATCCTCGGGCAGATGAAGGAGGTCGCCGAGGGCGTGAAGACGGCGCGCAGCGCGCGTGACCTGTCGCTCAAGACGGGCGTGGAGCTGCCCATCTGCCATCAGGTCTACCTGATTGCCTACGAGGACAAGAACGCCAAGATGGCGGTGGTGGACCTGATGACGCGTCAGCCCAAGTCCGAGCTCGTCTGA
- a CDS encoding c-type cytochrome, translating to MKRHLLAGVLAAALGLCACEDRSTGAAWTNASGSVALSRDDAFLYVVDADTGVLAVVETASGQKVGEVKVGTGPERVVVGPDDTVYVSNRGARSVSVIRRGDWNEAARVAVGVEPMGMTVSPNGDTLYVVNSTALDSSVYGTLMAVDTRTLEVRWELPVGEEPRGVALVDGGRRALVSLFRHADLVTVDLSDAHQPRMQREGTDLYTRANTQQGMAADEPFPMPLSNALFRPRGMADVVVSPEGARAFAPTLWAREDSLTSDGRGPGGSLYGGGGPCNTAGVVAPGLLTFNTEDGSPRVDDLDRCRPPPSEEPDFPPSTIVSPESSHPIQGPVAAVVDPSGQWLFLVNRETDNVAVLPTQRRTGLDLTGERASTVRQLVRVGSGPSGIAMTRDGRKVYVYNAFDHTVTTLVNDGSGNVANVRTQGAPIPVVGEDVLTAQEAAGRKLFYSALDSRMTSAGVAASCASCHLDGRDDGHVWGFPDGPRQTPSLAGRKVTETGPFHWSGEFPSMRDFLDATVRGRMGGTSLDGVMVAQLSAFIDVIPTPDNPYRGSALTAAQARGEQVFKKAACDTCHEGEHFTNNKQADVGTFITTGPMRDDDNTRKRGLNTPSLLGLARTAPYLHDGSALSLKGRLMQGRESNKHGTTADLTETEVDDLVEYLRTL from the coding sequence ATGAAGCGGCACCTTCTGGCCGGAGTCCTGGCGGCGGCGCTCGGGCTGTGTGCGTGCGAGGACCGCTCCACGGGAGCGGCGTGGACCAACGCCTCGGGCTCGGTGGCGCTCAGCCGGGATGACGCCTTCCTGTACGTGGTGGACGCGGACACCGGCGTGCTCGCCGTGGTGGAGACCGCGAGCGGACAGAAGGTGGGCGAGGTGAAGGTCGGCACCGGGCCGGAGCGGGTGGTGGTGGGCCCGGACGACACCGTCTACGTCTCCAACCGTGGAGCCCGCAGCGTGTCCGTCATCCGTCGGGGTGACTGGAACGAGGCCGCGCGGGTGGCGGTGGGCGTGGAGCCCATGGGCATGACGGTGTCTCCCAACGGGGACACGCTCTACGTGGTGAACAGCACGGCGCTGGACTCCTCGGTGTACGGCACGTTGATGGCCGTGGACACGCGCACGTTGGAGGTGCGCTGGGAGTTGCCGGTGGGCGAGGAGCCGCGCGGCGTCGCGCTGGTGGACGGTGGGCGCCGGGCGCTCGTCAGTCTGTTCCGGCACGCGGACCTGGTGACGGTGGACCTGTCGGACGCGCACCAGCCGCGCATGCAGCGTGAGGGCACGGACCTGTACACGCGGGCGAATACGCAGCAGGGCATGGCGGCGGATGAGCCGTTTCCCATGCCCTTGTCGAACGCGCTCTTCCGTCCGAGGGGCATGGCGGACGTGGTGGTGTCGCCGGAGGGCGCGCGGGCCTTCGCGCCGACCTTGTGGGCGCGCGAGGACTCGCTCACCAGTGATGGCCGGGGCCCTGGGGGCTCGCTCTACGGTGGAGGTGGGCCGTGCAACACGGCGGGCGTGGTGGCGCCGGGCCTGTTGACGTTCAACACGGAGGACGGCTCGCCCCGGGTGGATGACCTGGACCGGTGTCGGCCGCCGCCGAGCGAGGAGCCGGACTTCCCGCCGTCGACCATCGTCAGCCCGGAGTCGAGTCACCCCATCCAGGGGCCGGTGGCGGCGGTGGTGGACCCGTCGGGGCAGTGGCTGTTCCTGGTGAACCGCGAGACGGACAACGTGGCGGTCCTCCCGACGCAGCGGCGCACGGGGCTGGACTTGACGGGGGAGCGGGCCAGCACGGTGCGGCAGTTGGTGCGAGTGGGCTCGGGGCCCAGCGGCATCGCGATGACGCGGGACGGGCGCAAGGTGTACGTCTACAACGCGTTCGACCACACGGTGACGACGCTGGTGAACGACGGCTCGGGGAACGTGGCGAACGTGCGCACGCAGGGGGCGCCGATTCCGGTGGTGGGGGAGGACGTGCTGACGGCGCAGGAGGCGGCGGGGCGCAAGCTGTTCTACTCGGCGTTGGATTCACGGATGACGAGTGCGGGGGTGGCGGCGTCGTGTGCGTCGTGTCACCTGGACGGGCGGGATGACGGACACGTGTGGGGCTTCCCGGACGGGCCGCGTCAGACGCCGAGCCTGGCGGGGCGGAAGGTGACCGAGACGGGGCCGTTCCACTGGAGCGGAGAGTTCCCCTCGATGAGGGACTTCCTGGACGCGACGGTGCGAGGGCGGATGGGCGGCACGTCGCTGGATGGGGTGATGGTGGCGCAGCTGTCCGCGTTCATCGACGTGATTCCCACGCCGGACAATCCGTATCGGGGCTCGGCGCTGACGGCGGCGCAGGCGCGGGGTGAGCAGGTGTTCAAGAAGGCCGCGTGTGACACGTGTCACGAGGGCGAGCACTTCACGAACAACAAGCAGGCGGACGTGGGGACCTTCATCACCACGGGGCCAATGCGCGACGACGACAACACGCGCAAGCGCGGGTTGAACACGCCGTCGCTGTTGGGTCTGGCGCGCACGGCGCCGTACCTGCACGACGGCAGCGCGCTGTCACTCAAGGGCCGGCTGATGCAGGGACGTGAGTCCAACAAGCACGGCACCACCGCGGACCTCACCGAGACCGAGGTCGACGACCTGGTGGAGTACCTGCGCACGCTGTGA
- a CDS encoding sensor histidine kinase — MSRSSSVILSFRRTFALLIILVVLPSAGLSGFGVVAIINERAAVEKRLEAAWRGTLETLSQELPRQLAEARLEQEAGTLRLEAADGRILSEPDGTFQLEGGRAITEDPQLAEALGTVLPEVGSLPEAPTFFSLSTGGRSVVVVAERDGAVVRGVRLSVRALETLMTEQVEPRTVSSEPVRFGLMPVPRESPTEGGLMGKLVSEVAQARASALGPQVLAERVLSPPLQDFRLVVLPTGEDPVARASTRNRAVYGVLLGLFYLTLTFGVAYTGRVLYREARLSRMKTDFVSLVSHELRTPLTSIRMFIETLALGRLKDPAQMQEVLTLLTRETERLSIFIERVLDWSRIEGGRKVYQREPMPVTDVVDTAVSAFRAQRLEGGVDLKVDVANDLPRVDVDKEAVAGALLNLLQNAYKYSGPADRRIQLSAHRSGRWIDLAVEDNGVGIAPKERKRIFERFYRVDNLLTRKTEGSGLGLAIARRIIEAHGGRIAVKSELGRGSRFTIHLPVQKA, encoded by the coding sequence GTGTCCCGTTCGTCCTCCGTCATCCTGAGCTTCCGGCGCACCTTCGCGCTGCTCATCATCCTGGTGGTGCTGCCCTCCGCGGGCCTGTCCGGCTTCGGCGTGGTGGCCATCATCAACGAGCGCGCCGCGGTGGAGAAGCGCCTGGAGGCCGCGTGGCGCGGGACGCTGGAGACGCTCTCCCAGGAGCTGCCCCGTCAGCTCGCCGAGGCCCGGCTCGAGCAGGAGGCCGGCACCCTGCGCCTGGAGGCCGCCGACGGCCGCATCCTCTCCGAGCCCGACGGCACCTTCCAGTTGGAGGGCGGCCGCGCCATCACCGAGGACCCCCAGCTCGCCGAGGCCCTGGGCACCGTGCTGCCAGAGGTCGGCTCGCTCCCCGAGGCCCCCACCTTCTTCTCCCTGTCCACCGGTGGACGCTCCGTCGTCGTCGTGGCCGAGCGTGACGGCGCCGTCGTGCGCGGCGTGCGCCTGTCCGTGCGCGCCCTGGAGACGCTGATGACGGAGCAGGTGGAGCCACGCACCGTGTCCAGCGAGCCGGTGCGCTTCGGCCTCATGCCCGTGCCCCGGGAGTCCCCCACCGAGGGTGGCCTCATGGGCAAGCTCGTGTCCGAGGTGGCCCAGGCTCGCGCGAGCGCGCTGGGTCCCCAGGTGCTCGCCGAGCGCGTGCTGTCCCCGCCCCTCCAGGACTTCCGGCTGGTGGTGCTGCCCACCGGCGAGGACCCCGTGGCCCGCGCCTCCACGCGCAACCGCGCCGTGTACGGCGTGCTCCTGGGGCTCTTCTACCTGACGCTCACCTTCGGCGTCGCCTACACCGGCCGCGTGCTGTACCGCGAAGCGCGGCTGTCGCGCATGAAGACGGACTTCGTGTCCCTGGTGAGCCACGAGCTGCGCACGCCGCTCACCTCCATCCGCATGTTCATCGAGACGCTCGCCCTGGGACGCCTCAAGGACCCGGCGCAGATGCAGGAGGTGCTCACCCTGCTGACGCGCGAGACGGAGCGGCTGTCCATCTTCATCGAGCGGGTGCTGGACTGGTCGCGCATCGAGGGCGGACGCAAGGTGTACCAGCGCGAGCCCATGCCGGTGACGGACGTGGTGGACACCGCCGTGTCCGCCTTCCGCGCCCAGCGGCTGGAGGGCGGCGTGGACCTGAAGGTGGACGTGGCCAATGACTTGCCGCGCGTGGACGTGGACAAGGAAGCCGTCGCGGGCGCGCTGCTCAACCTGCTGCAGAATGCCTACAAGTACAGCGGGCCGGCGGACCGGCGCATCCAGCTGAGCGCGCACCGCTCCGGCCGGTGGATTGACCTGGCGGTGGAGGACAACGGCGTGGGAATCGCTCCGAAGGAACGCAAGCGCATCTTCGAGCGCTTCTACCGGGTGGACAACCTGCTGACGCGAAAGACGGAGGGCAGCGGGCTGGGGCTGGCCATCGCCCGGCGTATCATCGAGGCGCACGGCGGACGCATCGCCGTGAAGAGCGAGCTGGGCCGTGGCAGCCGGTTCACCATCCACCTTCCGGTGCAGAAGGCATGA